The following are encoded together in the Bos javanicus breed banteng chromosome 4, ARS-OSU_banteng_1.0, whole genome shotgun sequence genome:
- the LOC133246891 gene encoding ADP-ribosylation factor-binding protein GGA1-like: protein MEPAMEPETLEARINRATNPLNKELNWASINGFCEQLNEDFEGPPLATRLLAHKIQSPQEWEAVQALTVLETCMKSCGKRFHDEVGKFRFLNKLIKVVSPKYLGSRTSEKVKNKILELLYSWMVGLPEEVKIAEVYQKKKKKRVTRELRVLPEILSR, encoded by the coding sequence ATGGAGCCCGCGATGGAGCCAGAGACTCTGGAGGCGCGAATCAACAGAGCCACAAACCCCCTGAACAAGGAGCTGAACTGGGCCAGCATCAACGGCTTCTGTGAGCAGCTCAACGAGGACTTTGAGGGGCCTCCACTTGCCACCCGGCTGTTGGCCCACAAGATCCAGTCCCCGCAGGAGTGGGAGGCAGTCCAGGCCCTGACGGTGCTGGAAACATGCATGAAGAGCTGCGGCAAAAGGTTCCACGACGAGGTGGGCAAGTTCCGCTTCCTCAACAAGCTTATCAAGGTCGTGTCTCCCAAGTACCTGGGTTCTCGGACATCAGAGAAGGTGAAGAACAAGATCCTAGAGCTTCTCTACAGCTGGATGGTTGGCCTCCCCGAGGAGGTGAAGATTGCAGAggtctaccaaaaaaaaaaaaaaaaaagagttaccaGAGAACTCAGAGTTCTGCCTGAAATTCTATCCAGGTGA